Proteins found in one Deinococcus sp. Leaf326 genomic segment:
- a CDS encoding ROK family transcriptional regulator, producing the protein MLPESDPLHHLTAPERPATLDLAAIRARHTALLLRRLWEGDRARVDLAQELGLSRSAISSIVSELLAVGLVQELGTRSGSRSGRRATMLTLNARAAALLAVDLGASHARVDLLDLRCRTLATRTVPHDILSGPAATYGLLARLCGLVLAEAGVAGSEVALVGVGVPGPVDYATGRVVQPPNMPGWDGENVGEALRTALGYGVLVDNDANLGALAEARFGAHRGASDLIYVKAATGIGAGILLGGRLHRGMRGGAGEIGHISINERGPVGRSGNPGSLESYAAAQVLTVLATELRVGRESALPAVPTLADLTRLSASDAVAREVWQTAGHHVGVAISTVLNLFNPSAVVIGGRLALAGEVFLDAVRGSALARTLRINAGDVRLSLTTLGENVGVLGAGAMLLGHLLTPAGLPHLYAVSALRASVQPGLAAKIGAAAPVLAASVALGTLLVAGPATSPASRSTGPPGTGALAGPAPPPAVSS; encoded by the coding sequence ATGTTGCCCGAATCCGATCCCCTGCACCACCTCACCGCTCCGGAGCGGCCCGCGACCCTGGATCTCGCGGCCATCCGCGCGCGGCACACGGCGCTGCTGCTGCGCCGGCTGTGGGAAGGGGACCGGGCACGGGTGGACCTCGCGCAGGAACTGGGACTGTCGCGCAGCGCCATCAGCTCCATCGTCTCGGAACTCCTGGCGGTCGGACTGGTGCAGGAACTGGGCACCCGCAGCGGCAGCCGCTCGGGCCGCCGGGCGACCATGCTGACCCTCAACGCCCGCGCCGCCGCGCTGCTCGCCGTGGACCTGGGCGCCAGCCACGCCCGCGTGGACCTGCTGGACCTGCGCTGCCGCACCCTCGCGACCCGCACCGTGCCGCACGACATCTTGAGCGGCCCGGCCGCCACCTACGGCCTGCTGGCGCGGCTGTGCGGCCTGGTGCTGGCCGAGGCGGGCGTGGCCGGCAGCGAGGTCGCGCTCGTCGGGGTGGGCGTGCCGGGCCCGGTGGACTACGCCACGGGCCGGGTCGTGCAGCCGCCCAACATGCCCGGCTGGGACGGCGAGAATGTCGGCGAGGCCCTGCGCACGGCCCTGGGGTACGGCGTCCTCGTGGACAACGACGCCAACCTGGGCGCGCTGGCCGAGGCCCGCTTCGGGGCCCACCGGGGCGCGAGCGACCTGATCTATGTCAAGGCGGCCACGGGCATCGGCGCAGGCATCCTGCTGGGCGGCCGGCTACACCGGGGCATGCGCGGCGGGGCCGGCGAGATCGGGCATATCAGCATCAACGAGCGCGGACCGGTGGGCCGCAGCGGCAACCCCGGCAGTCTGGAGAGCTACGCCGCCGCACAGGTGCTCACCGTCCTGGCCACCGAGTTGCGCGTGGGCCGCGAGAGCGCCCTGCCCGCGGTCCCCACCCTGGCCGACCTGACCCGGCTCTCGGCCAGCGACGCCGTGGCCCGCGAGGTCTGGCAGACGGCCGGGCACCACGTCGGCGTGGCGATCAGCACGGTGCTCAACTTGTTCAACCCATCGGCCGTCGTGATCGGTGGGCGGCTCGCCCTGGCGGGCGAGGTGTTTCTGGACGCCGTGCGCGGCAGTGCCCTGGCCCGCACCCTACGCATCAACGCCGGGGACGTGCGCCTGAGTCTGACTACGCTGGGCGAAAATGTAGGCGTGCTGGGCGCCGGGGCCATGCTGCTCGGGCACCTGCTGACTCCGGCCGGGCTGCCCCACCTGTACGCCGTCTCTGCGCTGCGCGCCTCGGTTCAGCCTGGCCTGGCCGCGAAGATCGGCGCGGCTGCCCCGGTCCTCGCGGCGTCGGTGGCGCTGGGGACCCTGCTGGTCGCCGGCCCCGCGACCTCGCCCGCTTCGCGGTCCACCGGGCCCCCAGGTACGGGCGCTCTGGCCGGACCGGCTCCGCCCCCGGCGGTTTCTTCCTGA
- a CDS encoding alpha-hydroxy-acid oxidizing protein encodes MTPPLRSPGRARQTAVYVDGLSGRAPLVPTGPDTLEAAAHAHLSAAAFAYVAGGAGAERTVRFNREAFDRVRLLPRQLVGSATRDLSTELLGHTYPSPLLLAPVGALDLVHPGADLAVGRAAASLGLPFVFSTQAAVPMEEVAAAMGDAPRWYQLYWGTDDGVTRSLVERAEACGAQAIVVTLDTTLLGWRPRDLDLGHLPFLRGLGLGQYLSDPVFRSRLALPVGGPPPSPRPSLELLKTGAELLRRGRPYGLNLEQMRAATTRFVATYTNPDLGWDDLSRLREWTRLPIVLKSVLHPDDAREAAARGVDALIVSNHGGRQIDGEVGALDCLPGVVAAAGGLPVLFDSGVRTGADIAKALSLGARAVLIGRPYVYGLGIAGEDGVREVLGNLLAEFDLTLGLLGARAARDLGPGHLVPAP; translated from the coding sequence ATGACCCCCCCCCTGCGCTCGCCCGGCCGCGCCCGGCAGACCGCCGTGTACGTGGACGGCCTGAGCGGCCGCGCGCCGCTGGTGCCGACCGGCCCCGACACCCTCGAAGCGGCGGCGCACGCCCACCTGAGCGCCGCCGCCTTCGCCTACGTGGCCGGCGGAGCGGGAGCCGAGCGCACGGTGCGCTTCAACCGTGAGGCTTTCGACCGGGTGCGGCTGCTGCCCCGCCAGCTGGTGGGCAGCGCCACGCGCGACCTGAGCACCGAGCTGCTGGGGCACACCTACCCGTCGCCGCTGCTGCTGGCCCCGGTGGGGGCGCTGGACCTCGTACACCCCGGCGCCGATCTCGCGGTGGGGCGGGCCGCCGCCTCGCTGGGTCTACCATTCGTCTTCAGTACGCAGGCGGCGGTGCCGATGGAGGAGGTTGCGGCGGCGATGGGGGACGCGCCGCGCTGGTATCAGCTGTACTGGGGCACCGACGACGGCGTGACCCGCTCCTTGGTGGAGCGCGCCGAGGCCTGCGGCGCCCAGGCCATCGTGGTGACGCTGGACACCACCCTGCTGGGCTGGCGACCCCGCGACCTCGACCTGGGGCACCTGCCCTTCCTGCGCGGGCTGGGGCTGGGACAGTACCTCAGCGACCCGGTCTTCCGCTCGCGGCTCGCGCTGCCGGTGGGCGGCCCACCGCCCTCGCCCCGGCCGTCGCTGGAGCTGCTGAAGACCGGGGCCGAGCTGCTGCGCCGGGGCCGCCCCTACGGGCTGAACCTGGAGCAGATGCGCGCGGCGACCACCCGCTTCGTCGCCACCTACACCAACCCCGACCTCGGCTGGGACGACCTGTCGCGCCTGCGCGAGTGGACCCGGCTGCCCATCGTCCTCAAGAGCGTGCTGCACCCGGACGACGCCCGCGAGGCGGCGGCACGCGGCGTGGACGCCCTGATCGTGAGCAACCATGGGGGGCGTCAGATCGACGGCGAGGTCGGCGCGCTCGACTGTCTGCCGGGCGTGGTCGCGGCGGCGGGCGGGCTGCCGGTGCTGTTCGACAGCGGCGTGCGCACCGGGGCCGACATCGCCAAGGCGCTGTCGCTGGGGGCGCGGGCGGTGCTGATCGGGCGGCCCTACGTGTACGGCCTGGGTATCGCGGGCGAGGACGGGGTGCGCGAGGTCCTGGGCAACCTGCTGGCCGAGTTCGACCTGACGCTGGGGCTGCTCGGGGCGCGCGCGGCGCGCGACCTGGGGCCGGGCCACCTCGTCCCGGCGCCCTGA
- a CDS encoding DUF5639 domain-containing protein, translated as MPILDLSPGDQTLTLTGDVTLAEVYAALPPGLYPPFAPVELPGGVGGLVSRGGFGQTFFFGAEVLGVVLRTRSGRVVRAGGRTVKNVQGYDLTRPFVGSFGALGEPLELTLRLRPGLSARHVAGPGRLDDLPAHMPRFAWEQGGELHLWHFGHPREVEALTGELLARPGARVVEGMGDLSPLFPGGLGVGEGGPARDRRFGWVAGGAAPPVPALFERLAASL; from the coding sequence ATGCCCATCCTTGACCTCTCGCCGGGCGACCAGACCCTGACCCTGACCGGCGACGTGACGCTCGCCGAGGTCTACGCGGCGCTGCCGCCGGGCCTGTACCCCCCCTTCGCGCCGGTCGAGCTGCCGGGCGGGGTGGGCGGGCTGGTTTCGCGCGGGGGTTTCGGGCAGACTTTCTTCTTCGGGGCGGAGGTGCTGGGCGTGGTGCTGCGTACCCGCTCGGGCCGCGTGGTACGTGCGGGTGGCCGCACCGTGAAGAACGTGCAGGGCTACGACCTCACGCGGCCCTTCGTGGGCAGTTTCGGAGCGCTGGGCGAGCCGCTCGAACTGACCCTGCGCCTGCGCCCTGGCCTGAGTGCGCGCCACGTCGCCGGCCCCGGCCGCCTGGACGACCTGCCAGCCCACATGCCGCGCTTTGCCTGGGAGCAGGGCGGCGAGCTGCACCTATGGCACTTCGGGCACCCGCGCGAGGTCGAGGCCCTGACCGGCGAACTGCTGGCCCGGCCCGGCGCGCGGGTCGTGGAGGGTATGGGCGACCTCTCGCCGCTGTTTCCCGGCGGGCTGGGTGTAGGCGAGGGCGGCCCGGCGCGCGACCGGCGCTTCGGGTGGGTGGCGGGCGGGGCCGCGCCCCCGGTGCCGGCCCTGTTCGAGCGGCTGGCGGCGTCGCTGTAG
- a CDS encoding FAD-binding oxidoreductase translates to MLGSRKVLSSLPERRNYRYDAIAFGETPLAVVLPESTADVVSAVRAARAAGVPIVGRGAASGLSGGVVPLREGLVISFTRMTRLDIFPERREARAQAGVVTLKVTEAARPHGLVYPPDPASFRTSTIGGNLGENAGGPTCFKYGVTGDYVQGLEFVDEAGEVHELTRGAYDLAGLLIGSEGTLGLITEATLRLTPPPRHVRTLMAHFAEVGQAAEAVSRAIAAGAVPSKLEFMDTACVGAVEDYLHLGLPREAGAVLLVDTDGDDLETVEAERALVEAACLGAGGEVRRAATDAESDALWRARRSVSPALGRIRPQRMNEDIVVPRSALPDVVREIRALGDASPFPVVQFGHIGDGNLHPNILFDPRTESAEAVHHLAHQIALVAIRHGGVLSGEHGIGSMKRDFMRDAVDPESLDVLRSVKRALDPQGCLNPGKILPDELENAATEPTKTETPHAHP, encoded by the coding sequence ATGTTGGGCAGCCGCAAGGTCCTGAGCAGCCTGCCCGAGCGGCGCAACTACCGCTACGACGCCATCGCGTTCGGTGAGACGCCGCTGGCAGTCGTGCTGCCCGAGAGCACCGCCGACGTGGTGTCGGCCGTCCGGGCGGCGCGCGCGGCGGGCGTGCCCATCGTGGGGCGCGGCGCGGCCAGCGGCCTGAGCGGCGGCGTGGTGCCGCTGCGCGAGGGGCTGGTCATTTCGTTCACGCGCATGACGCGGCTCGACATTTTCCCCGAGCGGCGCGAGGCGCGGGCGCAGGCCGGGGTGGTCACGCTGAAGGTCACCGAGGCCGCACGCCCACACGGGCTGGTGTATCCGCCCGACCCGGCCAGTTTCCGGACGAGCACCATCGGCGGCAACCTGGGCGAGAACGCTGGGGGGCCGACCTGTTTCAAGTACGGCGTGACCGGCGACTACGTGCAGGGCCTGGAATTCGTGGACGAGGCCGGCGAGGTCCATGAGCTGACGCGCGGGGCCTACGACCTCGCCGGGCTGCTGATCGGCTCGGAGGGCACGCTGGGCCTAATCACCGAGGCGACGCTGCGCCTCACGCCCCCGCCCCGGCACGTGCGCACCCTGATGGCCCATTTCGCGGAGGTCGGGCAGGCCGCCGAAGCGGTGAGCCGCGCCATCGCGGCGGGCGCGGTGCCCAGCAAACTGGAATTCATGGACACGGCCTGCGTGGGCGCGGTCGAGGATTACCTGCACCTGGGGCTGCCGCGTGAGGCGGGCGCCGTGCTGCTGGTGGACACCGACGGCGACGACCTGGAGACCGTGGAAGCCGAGCGCGCGCTGGTCGAGGCCGCCTGCCTGGGGGCCGGGGGCGAGGTGCGCCGCGCAGCCACCGACGCCGAGAGCGACGCCCTGTGGCGCGCCCGGCGAAGCGTCTCCCCCGCCCTGGGGCGCATCCGGCCGCAGCGGATGAACGAGGACATTGTGGTGCCGCGCAGCGCCCTGCCCGACGTGGTCCGTGAGATCCGGGCGCTGGGCGACGCCAGCCCCTTTCCGGTCGTGCAGTTCGGGCACATCGGAGACGGCAACCTGCACCCCAACATCCTGTTCGACCCGCGCACCGAGTCGGCCGAGGCCGTCCACCACCTCGCCCACCAGATCGCGCTCGTCGCCATCCGGCACGGCGGCGTGCTGAGCGGCGAGCACGGCATCGGCAGCATGAAACGCGACTTCATGCGCGACGCGGTGGACCCCGAATCGCTGGACGTGCTGCGCAGCGTCAAGCGGGCGCTCGATCCGCAGGGCTGCCTCAACCCCGGCAAGATTCTGCCCGACGAGTTGGAGAACGCCGCGACTGAACCTACCAAGACGGAGACCCCCCATGCCCATCCTTGA
- a CDS encoding ABC transporter substrate-binding protein produces the protein MLALALATVSSASAAGKLEIFSWWSGDEGPALDALVKLYKQKYPSVTVDNATVSGGAGTNAKAVLKTRMLGGTPPDSFQAHAGQELIGTWVVANRMEDLSSLFKSEGWAKAFPADVISLVSSKGGIWSVPVNVHRSNVMWYNPAKLKAWGVTAPKTWTEFLTTCNTLKAKGVAAPLVVGENWTQQHLWENVMVGSLGAAGWQNLWSGKTKFTDPKVVAAFTTFGKVMDCANKDASGLSWQQASDRIVDGTSAFNIMGDWAAGYFTTTKKLAPNTGFGWTTAPGTSGTFVMLADAFGLPKGAKDRAEALNWLKVLGSKQGQDTFNPLKGSIAARLDSDLSKYNTYSKSAAADWKKNKIVGSMAHGAVAPESFTSAFGAVIDQFVASKNAQGAAAAAQQLADKAGIGK, from the coding sequence ATGCTGGCCCTCGCCCTCGCCACCGTGTCGAGCGCCTCGGCGGCCGGCAAGCTCGAAATCTTCTCCTGGTGGTCCGGCGACGAAGGTCCCGCCCTCGACGCGCTCGTCAAGCTGTACAAGCAGAAGTACCCCAGCGTGACCGTGGACAACGCGACCGTGTCGGGCGGCGCCGGCACGAACGCCAAGGCCGTGCTCAAGACCCGCATGCTGGGCGGCACGCCCCCCGACTCGTTCCAGGCCCACGCCGGCCAGGAACTCATCGGCACCTGGGTCGTCGCCAACCGCATGGAGGACCTCAGCAGCCTGTTCAAGTCCGAGGGCTGGGCCAAGGCCTTCCCCGCCGACGTGATCTCGCTGGTCTCCAGCAAGGGCGGTATCTGGAGCGTGCCGGTGAACGTTCACCGCTCCAACGTCATGTGGTACAACCCCGCCAAACTCAAGGCCTGGGGCGTCACCGCTCCCAAGACCTGGACCGAGTTCCTGACGACCTGTAACACCCTCAAGGCCAAGGGCGTCGCCGCGCCGCTCGTCGTGGGTGAGAACTGGACCCAGCAGCACCTCTGGGAGAACGTGATGGTCGGCAGCCTGGGCGCCGCCGGCTGGCAGAACCTGTGGAGCGGCAAGACCAAGTTCACCGATCCCAAGGTGGTCGCGGCGTTCACGACCTTCGGCAAGGTCATGGACTGCGCGAACAAGGACGCCTCGGGTCTGAGCTGGCAGCAGGCCAGTGACCGCATCGTCGACGGCACGAGCGCGTTCAACATCATGGGCGACTGGGCCGCCGGCTACTTCACCACGACCAAGAAGCTGGCTCCCAATACCGGCTTCGGCTGGACGACGGCCCCCGGCACGAGCGGCACCTTCGTGATGCTCGCCGACGCCTTCGGTCTGCCCAAGGGCGCCAAGGACCGCGCCGAGGCGCTGAACTGGCTCAAGGTACTGGGCAGCAAGCAGGGCCAGGACACCTTCAACCCCCTCAAGGGCAGCATCGCCGCCCGCCTCGACAGCGACCTGAGCAAGTACAACACTTACTCCAAGAGCGCCGCCGCCGACTGGAAGAAGAACAAGATCGTGGGCAGCATGGCGCACGGGGCTGTGGCTCCCGAGAGCTTCACGAGCGCCTTCGGGGCCGTGATCGACCAGTTCGTGGCGAGCAAGAACGCCCAGGGCGCCGCCGCCGCGGCCCAGCAGCTCGCCGACAAGGCCGGCATCGGCAAGTAA
- the glcF gene encoding glycolate oxidase subunit GlcF has product MNNDIPVRAIGPQGEVMAHAVDACVHCGFCLPACPTYALLGDEMDSPRGRIVLMKEVLEGGLELELAAPHLDRCLGCQACVTACPSGVPYGELITSFRGWSEPQRRRTPLDRAKRFAILKALPAPKLFSVAARAGQYAKPLAPALPAALRSPLDLLPEHVPAMQPSAEFTPARGQRRGRVAFLVGCAQQALAPNFNAATLRVLSRNGIEVVIPQGQGCCGAAALHTGARDEALRLVRANLAAFDPAEYDAVLSNAAGCGAGLKEYPAVLHGLPDEAQARAFAAKVRDVSEYLAELLASGDLEPPLPASRPLTVAYHDACHLAHAQGVRLAPRQLLRAIPGVTVLEVPEGDLCCGSAGTYNLEQPELAGQLGARKAKNILSTTPDLIASGNIGCHTQIQSHVRRAGSPVPVMHTVEVLDLAYRGEL; this is encoded by the coding sequence ATGAACAACGACATTCCGGTGCGCGCGATCGGGCCGCAGGGCGAGGTCATGGCGCACGCGGTCGACGCCTGCGTCCACTGTGGCTTCTGTCTGCCCGCCTGCCCCACCTACGCGCTGCTGGGCGACGAGATGGACAGTCCGCGCGGGCGCATCGTGCTGATGAAGGAGGTTCTCGAAGGCGGGCTGGAGCTGGAACTGGCCGCGCCGCACCTTGACCGCTGCCTGGGCTGTCAGGCCTGCGTGACCGCCTGCCCCAGCGGCGTGCCCTACGGCGAACTCATCACCAGTTTCCGGGGCTGGAGCGAGCCGCAGCGCCGCCGTACGCCGCTGGACCGGGCCAAACGCTTCGCCATCCTCAAGGCCCTGCCCGCGCCGAAGCTGTTCAGCGTGGCCGCGCGGGCCGGGCAATACGCCAAACCGCTGGCGCCCGCGCTGCCCGCCGCCCTGCGGTCGCCGCTGGACCTGCTGCCCGAGCACGTCCCGGCGATGCAGCCCAGCGCAGAGTTCACGCCCGCGCGGGGCCAGCGGCGGGGCCGGGTGGCCTTTCTGGTCGGCTGCGCGCAGCAGGCGCTGGCGCCGAACTTCAACGCGGCGACGCTGCGGGTGCTAAGCCGCAACGGCATTGAGGTCGTGATTCCGCAGGGACAAGGCTGCTGCGGGGCCGCCGCGCTGCACACGGGCGCGCGGGACGAGGCGCTGCGGCTGGTGCGCGCCAACCTCGCGGCCTTCGACCCGGCCGAGTACGACGCCGTCCTCAGTAACGCGGCGGGCTGCGGCGCGGGCCTCAAGGAGTATCCGGCGGTGCTGCACGGCCTGCCCGACGAGGCGCAGGCGAGGGCCTTCGCGGCCAAGGTGCGCGACGTGTCGGAGTACCTCGCCGAACTGCTGGCCTCGGGCGACCTCGAGCCGCCGCTGCCGGCCTCGCGGCCCCTGACGGTCGCGTACCACGACGCCTGTCACCTCGCCCACGCGCAGGGCGTACGCCTCGCCCCCCGGCAACTGCTGCGGGCCATTCCGGGCGTCACGGTGCTCGAAGTGCCCGAGGGTGACCTGTGCTGCGGGTCGGCGGGCACCTACAACCTCGAACAGCCGGAACTGGCCGGGCAGCTCGGCGCGCGCAAGGCCAAGAACATCCTCTCGACCACGCCCGACCTCATCGCCAGTGGGAACATCGGCTGCCATACCCAGATCCAGAGCCACGTGCGCCGCGCGGGCAGCCCCGTACCGGTGATGCACACCGTCGAGGTGCTGGACCTCGCGTACCGGGGGGAACTGTGA
- the cpdB gene encoding 2',3'-cyclic-nucleotide 2'-phosphodiesterase — translation MLMTALLAGAAGAQTVDLRILETTDLHTNALGYDYYQDKPTGEFGFEYTATLIQNARKEKRNTLLYDNGDLIQGTPLGDYVAKVRPLQPGQLHPMHAAMKLLKYDAGNLGNHEFNYGLPFLQQIVADAPMPIVSANTYKDNGSGQPGDNAFTPYLIQRRVVYDTQGRPYVINVGVIGLLPPQIVEWDKANLDGKIVTADILETARKFVPQMKAQGADIIVAVAHSGINADYKPGQENVATELTKVPGIDVVLSGHSHQEFPGPVYKDIPGADIKNGTINGKPVVMAGFWGNDLGIVDLKLNYDRKAQKWAIQTGEASIRPIWDKTAKKNLVTPDPRIANAVRTAHEGTLAYVRGKVADLSAPITSYWALVQDDPSVQLVSNAQTDYVKKALATTPYKDLPVLSAAAPFKAGGRSGPSYYTDIPAGTLAIKNVADLYVYPNTVQAVQVTGAQVQEWLERSAGQFNQIDPAKTEPQALVNEAFPTYNFDIIDGVNYEIDVTQPSRYNTAGDLVNADAHRIRNLTYQGKPIDPAQQFVVATNNYRASGGGKFPALTGKNIVLQAPDETRQALIGFFQEQKTVNPAADGNWKLTPIPGATLLVTSSPNAQKALPAGAALVRTRDDGFAEYTLKF, via the coding sequence ATGCTGATGACGGCTCTCCTGGCGGGCGCCGCCGGGGCCCAGACCGTCGACCTGCGCATCCTGGAAACGACTGACCTGCACACGAACGCGCTGGGCTACGACTACTACCAGGACAAGCCGACCGGCGAGTTCGGCTTCGAATACACCGCCACCCTGATCCAGAACGCGCGCAAGGAAAAGCGCAACACGCTGCTGTACGACAACGGCGACCTCATCCAGGGCACGCCGCTCGGCGACTACGTGGCCAAGGTGCGGCCCCTCCAGCCGGGGCAGCTGCACCCCATGCACGCCGCCATGAAGCTGCTGAAGTACGACGCCGGCAACCTGGGCAACCACGAGTTCAACTACGGCCTGCCCTTCCTGCAGCAGATCGTGGCCGACGCGCCGATGCCCATCGTGAGTGCCAACACCTACAAGGACAACGGCAGCGGCCAGCCGGGCGACAATGCGTTCACGCCCTACCTGATCCAGCGACGGGTGGTCTACGACACCCAGGGCCGCCCCTACGTCATCAACGTGGGCGTGATCGGCCTGCTGCCCCCGCAGATCGTGGAGTGGGACAAGGCCAACCTCGACGGCAAGATCGTGACGGCCGACATCCTGGAGACCGCCCGCAAGTTCGTGCCCCAGATGAAAGCCCAGGGCGCCGACATCATCGTGGCGGTAGCGCACAGCGGTATCAACGCCGACTACAAGCCCGGCCAGGAAAACGTGGCGACCGAGCTCACCAAGGTACCGGGCATCGACGTGGTCCTCAGCGGCCACAGCCACCAGGAATTCCCCGGGCCGGTCTACAAGGACATTCCCGGCGCGGACATCAAGAACGGCACCATCAACGGCAAGCCGGTCGTGATGGCGGGCTTCTGGGGCAACGACCTCGGCATCGTGGACCTGAAGCTGAACTATGACCGCAAGGCCCAGAAGTGGGCCATCCAGACCGGCGAGGCGAGCATCCGGCCCATCTGGGACAAGACGGCCAAGAAGAACCTCGTCACGCCCGACCCCCGCATCGCCAACGCCGTCCGGACCGCCCACGAGGGCACCCTGGCCTACGTGCGCGGCAAGGTGGCCGACCTCTCGGCGCCCATCACCTCCTACTGGGCGCTCGTGCAGGACGATCCCAGCGTGCAACTCGTGAGCAACGCCCAGACCGACTACGTGAAGAAGGCCCTGGCGACCACGCCGTACAAGGACCTCCCGGTGCTCAGCGCCGCCGCACCCTTCAAGGCCGGGGGCCGCTCGGGCCCGAGCTACTACACCGACATTCCGGCAGGCACGCTGGCGATCAAGAACGTCGCCGACCTGTACGTGTACCCCAACACCGTGCAGGCCGTGCAGGTCACGGGCGCGCAGGTGCAGGAGTGGCTGGAGCGCTCGGCCGGGCAGTTCAATCAGATCGACCCTGCCAAGACCGAGCCGCAGGCCCTGGTCAACGAGGCCTTCCCGACCTACAACTTCGACATCATCGACGGTGTGAACTACGAGATCGACGTGACCCAGCCCAGCCGCTACAACACGGCCGGCGACCTCGTGAATGCGGACGCCCACCGCATCCGGAACCTGACCTATCAGGGCAAGCCGATTGACCCGGCGCAGCAGTTCGTGGTGGCGACCAACAACTACCGCGCCTCGGGCGGCGGCAAGTTCCCCGCGCTGACGGGCAAGAACATCGTGCTCCAGGCCCCCGACGAAACCCGTCAGGCCCTCATCGGCTTTTTCCAGGAGCAGAAGACGGTCAACCCGGCCGCCGACGGCAACTGGAAGCTCACGCCCATCCCCGGCGCGACCCTGCTGGTCACGAGCAGCCCGAACGCCCAGAAGGCGCTGCCGGCCGGCGCGGCGCTCGTGCGTACCCGTGACGACGGCTTCGCGGAGTACACGCTGAAGTTCTGA
- a CDS encoding carbohydrate ABC transporter permease, with the protein MKGLTKDRLWALAVLLPSLILVGVFVYGFIGRTVYVSMTDWGNDPAQALATNPIIRWTGLDNYRELFTGFLQGRFRQELVSTVFFTLFFILGCLGLGLGLALVLDRNPKGEGLWRTIFLFPMSLSFIVTGTIWRWMLQPQGGVNQVPTLFGAQPSTFGWLSSTDAIWKFDWNKLPLITAAVVGVVLAVIAFRAFSSAQRTRGLVAAACAALLFIWALFVGPNVKMLAAPELHGFNLALIGIVIAAVWQMSGYTMALYLAGLRGIPEELREAARVDGATEWQMYGRVIFPLLAPISLSAMIILGHISLKIFDLVYAMAGPDNTFTSVPALNMYLTSFRQNQFALGAAIGTILLILVAFVIVPYLSSSFRAEEGHA; encoded by the coding sequence TTGAAAGGTTTGACCAAAGACCGCCTGTGGGCCCTGGCCGTGCTGCTTCCCAGCCTGATTCTGGTCGGGGTATTCGTGTACGGCTTCATCGGCCGCACGGTGTACGTGAGCATGACCGACTGGGGCAACGACCCCGCGCAGGCCCTCGCCACCAACCCGATCATCCGCTGGACGGGGCTGGACAACTACCGCGAACTGTTCACCGGATTCTTGCAGGGCCGTTTCCGGCAGGAACTCGTCAGTACCGTCTTTTTCACGCTCTTTTTCATTCTGGGCTGCCTGGGTCTGGGTCTGGGCCTCGCGCTCGTGCTCGACCGCAACCCCAAGGGCGAGGGCCTGTGGCGCACCATCTTCCTCTTTCCCATGAGCCTGAGCTTCATCGTGACCGGCACCATCTGGCGCTGGATGCTGCAGCCGCAGGGCGGGGTGAACCAGGTGCCGACCCTGTTCGGTGCCCAGCCGTCCACTTTCGGGTGGCTGAGCAGCACCGACGCCATCTGGAAGTTCGACTGGAACAAGCTGCCGCTCATCACGGCGGCGGTCGTGGGGGTCGTGCTGGCAGTCATCGCCTTCCGGGCCTTCTCCTCGGCGCAGCGCACGCGCGGCCTCGTCGCGGCCGCCTGCGCCGCGCTGCTCTTCATCTGGGCGCTGTTCGTCGGGCCGAACGTGAAGATGCTCGCCGCGCCCGAGCTGCACGGCTTCAACCTCGCCCTGATCGGCATCGTGATCGCGGCCGTGTGGCAGATGAGCGGCTACACCATGGCGCTGTACCTCGCGGGCCTGCGCGGTATTCCTGAAGAGCTGCGCGAGGCGGCGCGGGTGGACGGCGCGACCGAGTGGCAGATGTACGGCCGCGTGATCTTCCCGCTGCTCGCGCCCATCAGCCTCTCGGCCATGATCATCCTGGGGCACATCAGCCTCAAGATCTTTGATCTCGTGTACGCGATGGCCGGCCCCGACAACACCTTCACCAGTGTGCCGGCGCTGAACATGTACCTCACGAGCTTCCGCCAGAACCAGTTCGCGCTCGGCGCAGCCATCGGCACCATCTTGCTGATCCTGGTGGCCTTCGTGATCGTGCCGTACCTGAGCAGTTCCTTCCGCGCCGAGGAGGGCCACGCATGA